Within the Bacillus pumilus genome, the region CAGAATGAACAAACAGATATTGTGATTCCAAATAAACCGAATGCGGCTGAATTAGAAGCGGCGATGAAAGTATATCGCACGTTGAAAAACAAAGACCGCCAAGCAGACCTCAAACTCGTTCAAGAAAAGGATATCGAGCAAATTGCGCATCCAACCATTGCTGTGGGAGCAAAGGGAAGCTGGAATGGGCGAATGAAATCAATCGAGCAAGCGGCTGGAATTAAAACAGAAGGTGATCAACTTACGTTAGCGGTAAGAACCTTGACAGCAAAGAAAAAAGAACAGCCCGTTTTATTTGTCACTGCTAAGCAGCCAAAGATAATTGCTGAAAAAATCAATGTTTTGACTCAGCCAGAACTGACAGGTCAGCTCACTGGTACCGACTTGCTGCTGCAAAAAGTGACAGCTAATGTGTCTAAGCCATCGCATCATATTCGTTTAATAGATTTTGGCGGAGATGATATCAAAGTTGGAACCAAAAAGACAGCATCTGATCACTACTATTATCCGAAAGCATTAATGGCACAACAAAAATCAGGTGCAAAACTAACTCTATCATTTAAAAAATCAGATCCAGCGAATAAAGCGGAACGTCTAACAGTTATGATCAATAACGAACCGCACGACGTGCCGTTAACAAAACTAGGAAACAAAGATGAGAATGGCTTCTATCATGTGTCGATTCCAGTAGATTCACAAGTACTCCAAAAGAACGAATATGTGGACTTACAGTTTGTCACAACAGGTTTTAAAAACATGGAATCTTGCAGACATACGGATGAAGAAGGCTGGATTTACATTGATAAGAACAGCTCTCTTCAAATACCAGAAGGAACAACTAGTGATACACCGGACTTAACCGCATGGCCGCTTCCTTACACTTCGGAAACGCAGCAAGGAAACACATTGATCATTATGCCAGATCAAATCACTCAAGCATCAATTAATCAAATGGCAATGCTGACAGAATCATTTAGTCAACCGGAAGCTACTCACTATCATTTGGTCGAAGCATCAAATGTGACAGATGAACAATTGAAAAAGAACTCTCTCATTTTCATCGGGGGCATCCAGACATTTTCTCTTTTAAAAGAAAAAGCAGACGATCTCATTGTTCCAGCGGAAAAGGATCAATATG harbors:
- a CDS encoding cellulose biosynthesis cyclic di-GMP-binding regulatory protein BcsB, yielding MKSVKWMFLILALSLAIQPFFMASQAMAQSNRVQVKDDWVHSSKGNQTETQHLSEDVVTLYGQEDRTEFSYQMEKEKVESSTLTLNIEASPLLISPSSFTVMIDGEIEKTIPVSGENAKKSIEIKLNKAQLKKGSHQIQLAFYGVLKEGVCINQETPANWLKVYPESELAFKGVQTKDVTLDSFPSPFISSGEQNEQTDIVIPNKPNAAELEAAMKVYRTLKNKDRQADLKLVQEKDIEQIAHPTIAVGAKGSWNGRMKSIEQAAGIKTEGDQLTLAVRTLTAKKKEQPVLFVTAKQPKIIAEKINVLTQPELTGQLTGTDLLLQKVTANVSKPSHHIRLIDFGGDDIKVGTKKTASDHYYYPKALMAQQKSGAKLTLSFKKSDPANKAERLTVMINNEPHDVPLTKLGNKDENGFYHVSIPVDSQVLQKNEYVDLQFVTTGFKNMESCRHTDEEGWIYIDKNSSLQIPEGTTSDTPDLTAWPLPYTSETQQGNTLIIMPDQITQASINQMAMLTESFSQPEATHYHLVEASNVTDEQLKKNSLIFIGGIQTFSLLKEKADDLIVPAEKDQYDVSSFGMINETTARIVWTQPSVWNKELTMTVFSGMTPADANISNEVIQFLQTNTETATVAIESKNKDMFSNHQTVSNAKNDLKKGEKQGAGESWVYFACIAVLIIFVAVMIVYFLRKNRKKTD